The Pseudanabaena yagii GIHE-NHR1 genome segment TCTTCACTCTGATCGACTGGAGTATCCAGACTAATAGGAGAACGGTTTTGGCAGGCGAGTTTAATGTCGTACCACTCGCTGACGCTAATACCTAGCTCATCCGCAACTTCTTGGCTAGAAGGCTCACGACCAGTTTCGGTACGTTTGTTGCGAATGATCTTACAGCCTTGATTGTATGTAGTGAGCCAAGCACGCGGCATCCGTACCGTTGGACTCTTATCGCGTAAATAATGCTGAATTTCCCCCTTAATATATGGCACGGCAAATGAACTAAAAGCGTTGCCTTTACTAACATCAAAACGCTCGATCGCATTGATCAGACCAATCGAACCAACCTGCATTAAGTCTTCAAAACTTTCTTGGCATTGATTTTTCCAGTGATAGGCTTCACGACGTACTAAGCCAATATTCAAATTGACAAGCTGATTGCGAAGTTTAGTTGTGGGATTCGCCCGATAGGCTTGCAAAATTTCGAGGGTTTCTTGTTTACGGTTAATCGTGGGCGTGATATCAACATCCTCCTCGTCCTGTGGTTCGTTGCGATTGTCTAGATGTTGTCTCTGCAAAAAATTCTCTAAGTGTTGATAGATCTGCGATCGCGCAAATTCCGAAAAATCAATATCTTTTTCAGGATTAAATTGGACAAGCGCCTTTTTAAATCCCTGCTTTCCGATTTCGAGTAATTCGCGATCGCTTTCCCGACGTTCCGCAGTGCGACGATTAGATACACGACGGTCAGATGTAGCTGGTCGATTTGGCGATCGGCGATCGCCAATCCTTGTTTGATTAATTAAAGATACGGGCAAAGCAGCGATCGTTTCCCGAATTAAGCCCATATAAATCTCGACAATCTGCTCCTGCAAGTTTTCCGATGGCGAAACTCGATAGGCTCTTAACAGAGGCAATATATTCTCATTAGTTGACGGATTTGAATCTAATGGCATACGGCAGACATCCTCAAAGATGTAAGCAGCTCGAAGATATGCCCAACACATAACATGAGAATTTTGCATACATGTGCTTGATACCGATAGTTGTCACTTGCACATAGACATGTAGAAAGGCTTTATTACCTTAGTTTTTGTCAACCCCAAATATCGGTTTAGTGTAAGACCACTTTAGGATATAAGCAATATAAAAACATGAATCTTATACAATCTACATTCTAATGCGCGGTTCCCTGCCCTAGATTATACAAGTATCGTTATCCTAAATCATTGCGAAATCTCAAAAGAGAATTAAGATTACTTTTCTCTAAACATTCTCTCAAACTATCATTATCATCACTTCGTCACCTACAGGCACATAGGTTTGATTGACACGCATGACTGCCAGTGCATTTGTCCCGATCGCACTAATCAAATTGCCAGAGCTATAGTTTTTGATAGGCTGAAAGATTGGGTTCCCTTTATGATAGGTGAGCTGCCCCCAGAGATAGGTTTCGCGTCTACCCTGAGCGTGCAAATCCTCAGTAGTAATGGCTTTGATAAATTGAGGATGCCAATAATTACTGTTCGCTCCATTTAATTTAGCGATCGCACCACGAATAAATCGCCAGAAACTCATCATTGCAGAAACAGGATTTCCGGGAACTCCGAAATAGAGAATAACATCCTCACTTTCATTCACATTGAGAGAGCGAGTGAGGGAAGCAACGGTTAAAGGTTTGCCTGGTTTAATTGCTACTGAACATACATGAATATTCGCTCCCATTTTTTCGAGAATTGCATCGACATAATCATAATCACCAACGGAAGCACCTCCCGAAGAAATTATGATATCTGCTGAGGCGATCGCCTTTTTGATCGTAATTTCTAGTTCTGCTTGATCATCACTTACTATACCAAAGGGAATTGCGATCGCTCCTGCTTGGGTAATTAGAGTAGCTAGGGCATAGAGATTAGAATCAATAATCTGTCCATCTTGAAGAAATTGAGAACGATCAAGGCTCACCAACTCATTACCTGTAGAAATAATGGCGATTTTAGGCTGGCGATAAACTTTCACCTGCTGACATCTTGCTGAGGCTAAAGCACCTATCTCAGTTGCACCTAATTTCGTGCCTGCTCTAACCAGAGTTGTGCCAGCTTTGACAAATTCACCCCTATGTCTTACATATTCACCTTGAGTCGGTTTGACTTTAAGTTGCAAAAAATTATCTATTCGTTCAGTATCTTCTTGCATGATGACCGTATCTGCTCCCTTCGGCAACATTCCTCCCGTAAAGATGCGGACACATTCACCTTGTTTTAACAATTGAGTGATCGCCTTACCTGCGGTGATTTCATAGGGGGCGATCGCTAATTTCAAATTCTGCCAGTCGATTACGTCAGCAATATCGGCATAACGTAGTGCATAGCCATCCATTGCTGAGTTGTCCCAATGGGGAAAGTCCCATTCGCTTGTAATGTCTTCTGCTAAAATTCGGTTGTTAACCTCCAACAGTGGCAAAATTTCACTATCGCCTTCAGGTGCAAAAGGTTTTACCAAATCCAAAATAATTTTTTCGACTTCAGAGACAGGCAGCATATCAATTTACCAATGCTATTACCAATGTTATTTTTGAACAGCTCACCAAGTCAGCTTTTCAAAAAATAGCATTGGTTCGGGTAAAATTTATGTATGCGTATAGATATTGTTACCCTCTTTCCTGAATTTTTTACTTCGCCTTTGCAGACCAGTTTGCTAGGAAAGGCGATCGCTAATCAAATTGCGGAAGTACATCTCACCAATCCTAGAGATTTCACCACCGATAAGCATCATCGAGTCGATGACGAACCCTACGGCGGTGGTGTGGGAATGT includes the following:
- a CDS encoding RNA polymerase sigma factor SigF; the encoded protein is MPLDSNPSTNENILPLLRAYRVSPSENLQEQIVEIYMGLIRETIAALPVSLINQTRIGDRRSPNRPATSDRRVSNRRTAERRESDRELLEIGKQGFKKALVQFNPEKDIDFSEFARSQIYQHLENFLQRQHLDNRNEPQDEEDVDITPTINRKQETLEILQAYRANPTTKLRNQLVNLNIGLVRREAYHWKNQCQESFEDLMQVGSIGLINAIERFDVSKGNAFSSFAVPYIKGEIQHYLRDKSPTVRMPRAWLTTYNQGCKIIRNKRTETGREPSSQEVADELGISVSEWYDIKLACQNRSPISLDTPVDQSEDSSTSIGDLVTDHKYQSFQLAQEDSIRLQQALDLLEDRTREVVEFVFLKEFTHREVAETLGISAVTVSRQLKKGITALKKILATPID
- a CDS encoding molybdopterin molybdotransferase MoeA translates to MLPVSEVEKIILDLVKPFAPEGDSEILPLLEVNNRILAEDITSEWDFPHWDNSAMDGYALRYADIADVIDWQNLKLAIAPYEITAGKAITQLLKQGECVRIFTGGMLPKGADTVIMQEDTERIDNFLQLKVKPTQGEYVRHRGEFVKAGTTLVRAGTKLGATEIGALASARCQQVKVYRQPKIAIISTGNELVSLDRSQFLQDGQIIDSNLYALATLITQAGAIAIPFGIVSDDQAELEITIKKAIASADIIISSGGASVGDYDYVDAILEKMGANIHVCSVAIKPGKPLTVASLTRSLNVNESEDVILYFGVPGNPVSAMMSFWRFIRGAIAKLNGANSNYWHPQFIKAITTEDLHAQGRRETYLWGQLTYHKGNPIFQPIKNYSSGNLISAIGTNALAVMRVNQTYVPVGDEVMIMIV